One genomic region from Actinocatenispora thailandica encodes:
- a CDS encoding sialidase family protein encodes MSSRLGTARIVFDPRDSGYHTFRIPAIVARGGVLFAFCEGRRYGSGDAGEIDVVLRRSYDGGHSWGELAVLSSVPGRTCGNPTPVVDPGSGDLVLVTVQNGADTDEAAATRGTDPDTGRRVYVQRSRDGVGFSPPEEITAQVKPVGWGWYATGPCHAIALTHGRHPGRIVVPANHSRLPPPGVEPVRYSGGHCILSDDGGRTWRLGFVDDNDGPAINANETAVAELPDGRLYFTARNHRGTGPARVHAWSADGGEHLTAPYAGIAGITAPGVQGSVLAVGDRLLATTPADPRIRRELTVFGSDDGGASWRPELVLHAGMAGYSDLVALPDGRVGALYESGETSSFAALRFATFDPARC; translated from the coding sequence ATGTCTTCAAGACTCGGTACCGCGCGAATCGTGTTCGACCCGCGCGACAGCGGCTACCACACGTTCCGGATCCCCGCGATCGTCGCCCGCGGTGGCGTCCTGTTCGCGTTCTGCGAGGGCCGCCGGTACGGGTCGGGCGACGCCGGCGAGATCGACGTCGTGCTGCGCCGCTCGTACGACGGCGGCCACAGCTGGGGCGAGCTGGCCGTGCTGTCCTCGGTACCGGGCAGGACCTGCGGCAACCCCACCCCGGTCGTCGACCCCGGCTCCGGCGACCTGGTGCTGGTGACCGTGCAGAACGGCGCCGACACCGACGAGGCAGCCGCCACCCGCGGCACCGACCCCGACACCGGGCGCCGGGTGTACGTGCAGCGCAGCCGCGACGGCGTCGGCTTCTCCCCGCCCGAGGAGATCACCGCGCAGGTCAAACCGGTCGGCTGGGGCTGGTACGCCACCGGGCCGTGCCACGCGATCGCGCTCACGCACGGCCGCCACCCGGGCCGGATCGTGGTGCCCGCCAACCACTCCCGGCTCCCGCCGCCCGGGGTCGAGCCGGTGCGCTACAGCGGCGGGCACTGCATCCTCAGCGACGACGGCGGGCGCACCTGGCGGCTCGGATTCGTCGACGACAACGACGGCCCGGCGATCAACGCCAACGAGACCGCCGTCGCCGAACTGCCCGACGGACGGCTGTACTTCACCGCCCGCAACCACCGTGGTACCGGGCCGGCCCGGGTGCACGCCTGGTCGGCCGACGGCGGTGAGCACCTGACCGCGCCGTACGCGGGGATCGCTGGGATCACCGCACCCGGCGTCCAGGGCAGCGTGCTCGCCGTCGGCGACCGGCTGCTCGCGACCACCCCGGCCGATCCGCGGATCCGGCGCGAACTGACCGTGTTCGGCAGCGACGACGGCGGTGCGAGCTGGCGGCCGGAGCTGGTGCTGCACGCCGGGATGGCCGGCTACTCCGACCTGGTGGCACTGCCCGACGGCCGGGTCGGCGCGCTGTACGAGTCCGGCGAGACCTCCTCGTTCGCCGCGCTGCGGTTCGCCACCTTCGATCCCGCGAGGTGCTGA
- a CDS encoding dihydrodipicolinate synthase family protein, translated as MSSTRHPRLAGVVPPLVTPLTADQEIDTESLARLIAHQLSAGVTGVFVLGTSGEGTFLTDDQRRTVLAVTVAEVAGAVPVLAGAVDASTARAAAHVAAAVAAGADGVVATAPFYAATHPAEIDRHFVHLAAAAGDLPLYAYDIPARVGTKLPAELLIDLGRRGVLAGVKDSSGQDGSLRRVVLDRQDAGLTDFTVMTGSETSVDSALAYGVDGVVPGLGNVDPAGYVRIAAASRAGDHDAARAEQDRLIRLFEIVAVPDRARMGASSAALGAFKAALYLLGVLDCPVTAFPSVPLDAAEIAGVAALLARAGLAPARQ; from the coding sequence TTGTCCAGCACGCGACACCCCCGCCTGGCGGGCGTGGTACCGCCGCTCGTCACGCCGCTGACCGCAGACCAGGAGATCGACACGGAGTCGTTGGCCCGCCTGATCGCCCACCAGCTGTCCGCCGGGGTGACCGGAGTCTTCGTCCTCGGCACCTCCGGCGAGGGCACCTTCCTCACCGACGACCAGCGCCGCACCGTACTGGCGGTGACCGTGGCGGAGGTGGCCGGCGCGGTGCCGGTGCTGGCCGGTGCGGTCGACGCGTCCACCGCCCGCGCCGCGGCACACGTGGCCGCCGCGGTGGCGGCCGGGGCGGACGGTGTCGTGGCCACCGCACCGTTCTACGCCGCGACGCACCCGGCGGAGATCGACCGACACTTCGTCCACCTCGCCGCCGCCGCCGGTGACCTGCCGCTGTACGCGTACGACATTCCGGCGCGGGTCGGCACCAAGCTGCCGGCCGAACTGCTGATCGATCTCGGCCGGCGCGGGGTGCTGGCCGGCGTCAAGGACTCCAGCGGCCAGGACGGCAGCCTGCGCCGGGTGGTACTGGACCGCCAGGACGCCGGGCTGACCGACTTCACCGTGATGACCGGCTCCGAGACCAGCGTCGACTCGGCGCTGGCGTACGGCGTGGACGGGGTGGTCCCCGGCCTGGGCAACGTGGACCCGGCGGGGTACGTCCGGATCGCCGCGGCGAGCCGGGCCGGTGACCACGACGCGGCGCGGGCCGAGCAGGACCGGCTGATCCGGCTGTTCGAGATCGTGGCCGTGCCCGACCGGGCCCGGATGGGCGCCAGCTCCGCCGCGCTCGGCGCGTTCAAGGCCGCGCTGTACCTGCTCGGCGTGCTCGACTGCCCGGTCACCGCGTTCCCGTCCGTCCCGCTGGACGCGGCAGAGATCGCCGGCGTCGCCGCACTGCTGGCACGCGCCGGCCTCGCCCCAGCCCGGCAGTAA
- a CDS encoding LysR family transcriptional regulator: protein MIDIRRVGVLRMIGQHGGVTAAAHALHLTPSAVSQQVRQLSRELGVPLLEPAGRGVVLTAAAGVLVRHADQLAADWERVVTEISQYADDQSGELRLCGFPTAIVSLLAPAAALLRARYPEMAVRVDEAELAEGYDLVLAGDADLAVVVPTPDAPAGVEDAKFDLARLLDEMQDLLLPADHPLAGRDNVELAEAADERWIVGNPARSHQQQLVLVACAAAGFTPDIAHTVTDWTAVAALVGRGLGVSLIPRMTHLPAQDAVARIPLRGTHAPRRRILTCVRRGSARQPAIERGLAALREVAGAGELHGRSATVVPN, encoded by the coding sequence ATGATCGACATTCGCCGGGTCGGTGTCCTCCGGATGATCGGCCAGCACGGTGGCGTGACCGCCGCGGCGCACGCCCTGCACCTCACCCCGTCGGCGGTGTCTCAGCAGGTCAGGCAGCTTTCTCGGGAGCTGGGAGTGCCCCTGCTGGAGCCCGCCGGGCGCGGTGTGGTGCTGACCGCGGCGGCCGGCGTGCTGGTCCGGCACGCCGACCAGTTGGCCGCCGACTGGGAGCGGGTGGTGACGGAGATCTCGCAGTACGCCGACGATCAGTCCGGTGAGCTGCGTCTCTGCGGGTTCCCCACCGCGATCGTCAGCCTGCTCGCGCCGGCCGCCGCGCTGCTGCGCGCCCGGTACCCCGAGATGGCGGTGCGGGTGGACGAGGCGGAACTCGCCGAGGGGTACGACCTGGTGCTCGCCGGCGACGCCGACCTCGCCGTGGTCGTACCGACACCGGACGCGCCGGCCGGCGTCGAGGACGCCAAGTTCGACCTGGCCCGGCTGCTCGACGAGATGCAGGACCTGCTGCTGCCCGCCGACCACCCGCTCGCCGGCCGGGACAACGTGGAACTCGCCGAGGCGGCCGACGAGCGCTGGATCGTCGGCAACCCGGCCCGCTCGCACCAGCAGCAACTGGTCCTGGTCGCCTGCGCCGCGGCCGGCTTCACCCCGGACATCGCGCACACCGTCACCGACTGGACCGCCGTCGCCGCGCTGGTCGGTCGCGGCCTCGGCGTGTCGCTGATCCCGCGGATGACGCACCTGCCGGCACAGGACGCGGTGGCCCGGATCCCGCTGCGCGGCACCCACGCGCCGCGCCGGCGGATCCTGACCTGCGTGCGCCGCGGGAGCGCGCGCCAGCCCGCGATCGAACGCGGCCTGGCCGCGCTGCGCGAGGTCGCCGGCGCCGGCGAACTGCACGGCCGCTCCGCCACCGTCGTTCCCAACTGA
- a CDS encoding nuclear transport factor 2 family protein gives MTDHRDTVRRYWASADTRDWDGFAAVLADDVRYELPQTGETISGRERYLRFNREYPGDWHLVVREVLADGDRAVSRTRFTVGGETQDAITFFGFAPDGRIATVLDYWPEPYQAPAGREHLTG, from the coding sequence ATGACCGACCACCGAGACACCGTCCGGCGCTACTGGGCGAGCGCCGACACCCGCGACTGGGACGGCTTCGCCGCCGTGCTCGCCGACGACGTCCGCTACGAGCTGCCGCAGACCGGGGAGACCATCTCCGGCCGGGAACGCTACCTGCGCTTCAACCGCGAATACCCGGGCGACTGGCATCTCGTGGTGCGCGAGGTGCTGGCCGACGGTGACCGGGCGGTGAGTCGCACCCGGTTCACCGTCGGCGGCGAGACGCAGGACGCGATCACGTTCTTCGGGTTCGCGCCGGACGGCCGGATCGCCACCGTCCTCGACTACTGGCCGGAGCCCTACCAGGCGCCGGCCGGCCGGGAGCACCTGACCGGCTGA
- a CDS encoding FadR/GntR family transcriptional regulator gives MSTAAPTGRPRRSSGTQEFIREQMTSLILTRGLTAGDPLPTEPELMELFGVGRHPLREALKALQAVGIVEIRHGFGTYVGSVGLQSLEDGLTFRMRQSMAGDLHEVRNVLEVREALEVGLAEKVVTHFGRHGTDELAGIVEAMRARADAGEYFPDEDWAFHRALYEPLGNELVLDLVSVFWRAFAGVDARLPGPRYSPADALRWHRDLLTALTTGRPERFAAAMADHFVGIHARLAD, from the coding sequence GTGAGTACCGCCGCGCCGACCGGCCGGCCCCGACGCAGCAGCGGGACGCAGGAGTTCATCCGGGAACAGATGACCTCGCTGATCCTCACCCGCGGGCTGACCGCCGGTGATCCGCTGCCGACCGAACCGGAGCTGATGGAGCTGTTCGGGGTCGGCCGGCATCCGTTGCGGGAGGCGCTCAAGGCGCTGCAGGCCGTCGGCATCGTGGAGATCCGGCACGGCTTCGGCACCTACGTCGGGTCGGTCGGGCTGCAGTCGCTGGAGGACGGGCTGACCTTCCGGATGCGCCAGTCGATGGCCGGCGACCTGCACGAGGTCCGCAACGTGCTGGAGGTGCGGGAGGCGCTGGAGGTCGGGCTGGCCGAGAAGGTGGTGACGCACTTCGGCCGGCACGGCACGGACGAGCTGGCCGGCATCGTGGAGGCGATGCGGGCCCGCGCCGACGCCGGCGAGTACTTCCCGGACGAGGACTGGGCGTTCCACCGCGCGCTGTACGAACCGCTCGGCAACGAGCTGGTGCTCGACCTGGTGAGCGTGTTCTGGCGGGCGTTCGCCGGAGTCGACGCCCGGCTGCCCGGGCCCCGCTACAGCCCGGCCGACGCGCTGCGCTGGCACCGGGATCTGCTCACCGCGCTGACCACCGGCCGGCCCGAGCGGTTCGCCGCCGCGATGGCCGACCACTTCGTCGGCATCCACGCTCGGCTGGCCGACTGA
- a CDS encoding extracellular solute-binding protein — protein MQPISRRTLLGGGLAATAVAVTGTPLLTACSSGGADTAAANLAVKLPDHQPYHGVTPDLPGTDTVLAGFLKYPADPVRAIHDKPGDGKPISFLTNIPGAIPPAANRNAFWRAMNDRLGSDLSISMASNDEYPKKFATRIAGGDLPDVLNIPPATTPELPALLKAKCRNLTEQLSGDAVHKYPFLANIPTEYWKGCVFNGGIYGVPVPRGMSRTSLPLYRADLLAAKGIKDPAPKNFAEFLDLCKEMTDPKRHRWAWTKAPTAYVRQMLGMANVWTRSGGTFTAMYEQEQNADALEATRKLVAAGVVNPDAFGDKASARKQWFNGGIAVFDLDSFVAWNQYYAENTAGDAFSVDMLDVPGFDGGLGKPWMGAALNNVTAFSSDSKHSTETLLALANWMAAPFGTEEYLFRKYGLAGRHYTLHGSDPIPTKVGVVETGIGLQYICDSELALYYAGKPEVPQRQHRIQAKIADRLVYDASYGLYSETMSRKWAQLYAVMTDVENQIVQGKKPVSAWKSAVKTFLSSGGDAMKSELAKAYAEMAKR, from the coding sequence ATGCAGCCGATCAGCAGAAGAACTCTCCTCGGTGGCGGCCTCGCCGCCACCGCCGTCGCGGTCACCGGCACTCCCCTGCTGACCGCCTGCAGCTCCGGCGGTGCGGACACCGCCGCGGCGAACCTCGCCGTCAAACTGCCCGACCACCAGCCCTACCACGGCGTCACACCCGACCTGCCCGGCACCGACACGGTGCTCGCCGGCTTCCTGAAGTACCCGGCGGATCCGGTCCGGGCGATTCACGACAAGCCCGGCGACGGCAAGCCGATCTCGTTCTTGACCAACATCCCCGGCGCGATCCCGCCGGCGGCGAACCGCAACGCGTTCTGGCGGGCGATGAACGACCGACTCGGCTCCGACCTGTCGATCAGCATGGCCTCCAACGACGAGTACCCGAAGAAGTTCGCCACCCGGATCGCCGGCGGCGACCTGCCGGACGTGCTCAACATCCCGCCGGCCACCACCCCGGAACTGCCGGCGCTGCTGAAGGCGAAGTGCCGCAACCTGACCGAGCAGCTGTCCGGCGACGCGGTGCACAAGTACCCGTTCCTGGCGAACATCCCGACCGAGTACTGGAAGGGCTGCGTGTTCAACGGCGGCATCTACGGGGTGCCGGTGCCGCGCGGGATGTCTCGCACCTCGCTCCCGTTGTACCGGGCGGATCTGCTGGCGGCCAAGGGAATCAAGGACCCGGCGCCGAAGAACTTCGCCGAGTTCCTGGACCTGTGCAAGGAGATGACCGACCCGAAGCGGCACCGCTGGGCGTGGACCAAGGCGCCGACGGCGTACGTCCGGCAGATGCTCGGCATGGCGAACGTGTGGACCCGTTCCGGCGGGACGTTCACCGCCATGTACGAGCAGGAGCAGAACGCCGACGCGCTGGAGGCGACGCGCAAGCTGGTCGCCGCCGGCGTGGTCAACCCCGATGCGTTCGGCGACAAGGCGAGCGCCCGCAAGCAGTGGTTCAACGGCGGCATCGCCGTCTTCGACCTGGACAGCTTCGTCGCCTGGAACCAGTACTACGCGGAGAACACCGCCGGCGACGCGTTCTCGGTCGACATGCTCGACGTGCCCGGCTTCGACGGCGGGCTGGGCAAGCCGTGGATGGGCGCGGCGCTCAACAACGTCACCGCGTTCAGCTCCGACTCGAAGCACTCCACCGAGACGCTGCTGGCGCTCGCCAACTGGATGGCGGCACCGTTCGGCACCGAGGAGTACCTGTTCCGCAAGTACGGGCTGGCCGGCCGGCACTACACGCTGCACGGCTCCGATCCGATCCCGACCAAGGTCGGCGTCGTCGAGACCGGCATCGGCCTGCAGTACATCTGCGACTCGGAACTGGCCCTGTACTACGCCGGCAAGCCCGAGGTGCCGCAGCGCCAGCACCGGATCCAGGCGAAGATCGCGGACCGGCTGGTCTACGACGCCTCGTACGGCCTGTACTCCGAGACCATGTCGCGCAAGTGGGCGCAGCTGTACGCGGTCATGACCGACGTGGAGAACCAGATCGTGCAGGGAAAGAAGCCGGTGTCGGCGTGGAAGTCGGCGGTCAAGACGTTCCTGTCCTCCGGCGGCGACGCGATGAAGTCCGAGCTGGCGAAGGCGTACGCCGAGATGGCGAAGCGGTGA
- a CDS encoding DMT family transporter: MVVCGLAWFGMYNVALNAAERRVDAGTAAMLVNVGPILLAVLAGVFLREGFPRMLVIGVLVAFAGVLVMGVATAQPGTGDLSGVLLCLLAAVGYAVGVLSQKPVLATTSALRTTWLAATVGALACLPYAPRLVHELAAAPVEAVLWTVYLGALPTALAFTTWAYALARTGAARMGATTYLVPPVAVLLGWLLLAETPAALALVGGAICLVGVAITRRTPRHSPVPRTDRTEVPATD, translated from the coding sequence GTGGTCGTGTGCGGGCTGGCCTGGTTCGGGATGTACAACGTGGCGCTGAACGCGGCGGAGCGGCGGGTGGACGCCGGGACCGCGGCGATGCTGGTCAACGTCGGACCGATCCTGCTGGCCGTGCTGGCCGGGGTGTTCCTGCGCGAGGGCTTCCCGCGGATGCTGGTGATCGGGGTGCTGGTGGCGTTCGCGGGCGTGCTGGTGATGGGGGTGGCGACCGCCCAGCCGGGTACCGGCGACCTGTCCGGGGTGCTGTTGTGCCTGCTCGCCGCGGTCGGCTACGCGGTCGGCGTGCTCAGCCAGAAACCGGTGCTCGCCACCACCTCGGCGTTGCGCACCACGTGGCTCGCCGCCACCGTCGGCGCGCTCGCCTGCCTGCCGTACGCCCCGCGGCTGGTGCACGAGCTGGCCGCGGCGCCGGTCGAGGCGGTGCTGTGGACCGTCTACCTGGGCGCGCTGCCGACCGCGCTGGCGTTCACCACCTGGGCGTACGCGCTGGCTCGCACCGGGGCGGCCCGGATGGGCGCGACGACCTACCTGGTACCGCCGGTCGCGGTGCTGCTGGGCTGGCTGCTGCTGGCCGAGACGCCGGCCGCGCTGGCGCTGGTCGGCGGCGCGATCTGCCTGGTCGGCGTCGCGATCACCCGCCGCACCCCACGCCACTCCCCCGTCCCGAGGACCGACCGTACCGAGGTGCCGGCGACGGACTGA